CCAATTATTGGATTTCCCAAATGTGCCAAATGAGCTCTTATTTGATGACTTCTTCCTGTAATTAAATTAATATCTAAGAATGAATATGCACCATTAGTTTCTACTACACTTATTTCCATTGCTATTCTTTTAGAATTCTTAACTTCTGTGTCATGTACTGTTGATATATTAGTTTCAAGATTCTTTACTATATACCCTTCATAAAGACCATCTCTTACTTTACCTTTTGCTAAAGTATAATAATGTTTTCTTATTTCATCTTCTCTAATAGCTTCGTTTATGCACTTTAATCCATCGAAACTCTTTCCAAAGATAATTAAACCAGATGTATTTCTGTCTAATCTATTACATGCTGCTGGAGTGAATGTCAATTCATTTTCTGGCACATAATCTCCTTTAGCATTCAAATATGAAAGAACATAATCTGTAAGTGTTGGTTCTTTACTAGTATTGCTATCTGAATGAACTAATACATTTATCCATTTCTCAAGTATTAACATATTTTCATCTTCATATGCAATTTTGATTCCTTTCGGATCAACTTTAATAAACTTTTCTGTTTTATCTTCTTTCTTACTTTGTATGTATTTAATTTCTACTATATCGCCTTCTTGCAAAAAGTACTTTTCATTTTGCTTTGCACCATTGACTCTTATATCTTTTTTTCTTAAAGCTTTAAAAATTGCACTTAAAGGTACATCCTTTAACAATTTTCTTAAGAATTTATCTAATCTCTGACCTGCTTCATTTGGGCCTATTTCTATTTTCAAATATAATCACTCCTAATTTTTCAATGCACAATTGACAATGTACAATTGTGGTACAATTTCCTTTGGAAATCGAATCATTTTATATATTAAATGCCAAGGCATTTCTTATTTTTCTAATTGTTTCAAATCCCACAGGATTTGGTCCCTAATTGTTCATTGTACATTGTAAACTGTACATTGTCAATTGAAACTACTTTGTTAAATAGTTGAATGCTGCCAAAGCTTGAATAGAAACTCCAATTGGTAGACAATCTTCATCTATATTAAATAAATTGCTATGAGCAGGTTCTGTAGTTTTCTTTTCTTTGTTACCTGATCCTAAGAAATAGAATGCTGAAGGCCTTTCATTTGCAAAGTATGCAAAACTTTCAACTCCCATTTTAGGTGCCCTTTGCTCTAAAACATTTTCCTTACCTATAACTACACTTGCAGACTCTGTTATTAAATCTACAAATTCATCATTATTATAAAGACAAGGATAACTTTCATCTACATTTATTTCTGCCTTTGCCCTTGACATAGTTGCAATTCCATCTACAATTTCATTTAATCTTTTTATAGCAAATATTCTATCTTCCTTAGTCATTGTTCTGATCATTCCACTTAAGGTAGCTTCTCCTGGAATAATATTTTGAGCTGTTCCTGCATGAAGCGTTCCAACAGTTATAACAATTGGATTTACCGGAGCTATTTCTCGGCTTACTATTGTTTGAAGTGCTATTACAATATGACTTGCTATAACTATAGGATCAACAGTTGTATGAGGTGATGCTCCATGACCTCCTTGACCTATTATTTTTATGCTGAATGGATTTGATGCAGCATTAACCACACCCTTTTTTATTTTTATAGTGCCACATTCTGTTTCTTCATCCACATGAAGCCCAAGAATACAATCAACCCTTGGATTTTCTAGAATTTCTTCGCTTATCATATGCTGAGCTCCACCTGTAGTTTCTTCTGCTGGTTCAAATAATAACTTTACAGTTCCTGAAAATTTGTCTTTATTATCATTTAATATCTTTCCAGCACCCATAAGTATTGTTGTGTGAGCATCATGACCACAAGCATGCATCTTACCCTCAATCTTAGACTTAAAATCACAAGTTTTCATATCTTTAATAGGAAGTGCATCTATATCTCCTCTTAAAGCTATAGTTTTATTATTTCCTTCTTTTGTCCCTTTTATAATTCCACATACTCCTGTTTTTGCTACTTCAATATACGGAATTTCATTAGCTTTTAAGAAATCTTTAATAACTTTGGATGTTCTAATTTCCTCAAATCCGATTTCAGGATGTTCATGTAAATCTCTTCTTATTTGTATAAGTTCATCTTTTATATCCTCAGCTTCTTTTTTAAAATCTATCACTCTATTAGTTCCTCCATAATTCATTTTTTTATTTTCAAAACAAATACTTCATACTACCAACTTAATTCTCATACATATTAAATAAAATAACAAGCCAAAGATATATATTAAATAACACTCCAAAAAACTTCTATTATATCTCCGTCTTTTATGTTTGCTGTATATGATGATTTTTCTCCATTTAAATTTAAATTAATTATTCCTTTTGCTATTGTTAAATCAAAATCTATATAATCAAATATATCTACAATTATATATTGTAATTTTCCCTTTAATGTTGTATTTTGTCCATTTATATTTACTGTTATACTAGAAAATCCTTCTTTAGTAATTGCCACTTCATTTTGAGTTGTCATTTCAGTTTTATTTGGATTATTAATATAGTCAAATTTTATATTTTCATCATTATTATCTTCTGTTATATCATCTATATTATTTTCAAAATCTTTAACCTCTTCTGACAATTGACTTTCTTTAGGATTTTTAATTTGTTTTATAATATAATCTCCTTCGCAAATTTCATAATTGTCTTCTAAGATGCTTTCCTCTTTAAGTAAATTCACATCCTCTTTTAAGATATATTTTTTAAAATCACATACTTTGCAAGGCAAAAACACTTTTACTTCATCACCATTGCTTATTACATAATCTAAATCTCCTTTTTTCCCATTAACAAATATTACCGGATCGATATTTATAATTTTTCCATCTAAATAAATAGAAATTGAATTTATGTTCTTAATATGCTGTGATAATCTTGGTTGTGAATCTTTTCCATTCTGTGCATATTCTAATGTAATATTATCACTTGCTTTTACTTCTGTTTCAAGAGTTGCTTCTTGCCCATTAATTGTAATTTTAGCATTAGTTCCATATTCACCAAAAACAATTCTTTTACATCCATTATAATTAAATCTAACGCTTTTCCCATTTTTGCTTATTAATAATGAAGGATTTATTCCAGCTTGAAGTAATACATCCATTATAGTATGTTTATGAGAATTAAATAAACTAATTGGGTCATTATTTAAAATCACATCAATAAAATCATTACCTAAACTTCTTATTGCAGTTAAAGCTATTCCAAGAACAGTTACTCCAGCTGAACCCAATACATTGTCTGAAACACATTCTGTAACTGCTTGTCTATCTTTAATGGCAATTCTTTGAGGTTGCAATTTCAACTTATCTGCAATTGTTTCTAAAATACCTGGTGTGTGCGCTCCACCACCTACTAAAAACACAGCACTAGGAGCTTTGTCACCATTTAATTCTAAAATCTTCTTAGAAATTTCTTCCGATACTTTATTAACTATGACACTAACTAATTTAAATACATTTTCTGATAATATTGTATTTTCAATACCAAAAATATCAGTATATGTTACTTCTTTTTCTTTTCCAATAGATTTTTTTATATTTTCAGCAGTATTAAATTCAACTAAATATTCTTGAACAATAGCTTCTGTAATTTCATCGCCTGCCATTGGAACCATTCCATAAGCTGAAATGCTTTCTTTATAGCTTATTGCTATATCTGATGTGCCCGCACCAATATCTACTAATGCAATATTTAAAAGTCTTAAATTCCTTGGGATTGCAGCTTCCATTGCTGCTATTGGTTCTAATGTTAAATTTACAACTTTTAAATTAACCTTATTCATCACTGAATAAAGAGAGTCAATTACAGATCTCGGTAAAAATGTCGCAATAACTTCTTCTCCAATATTTTGACCCTTATGTCCAATTAAATTAGATATTAAAAATCCATTTAAATAAAAACTTTTTACTGAATAACCAACACAATATAATTTTCCTTCAGTTGTAGCAGCTATTTCTCCTTCTGCTTTTTTTACAGCACTTAATTCAAGACTTCGTACAATTTCTTTATCCACTTCTTCATCTTCATTAAGTTCAATATCTGCTTTTATATCAACCGTTCTTAAAAATCTACCTGCTGCTGCAATAGATACTTCATTTAATTGTATTTGAAGTTCTTCTTCCAGATAAGCTTTAACTTTTTGAACAACTGATGCAACTAGCGTAATATCATGTATTTGACCATCTATCATAGCTCTTTCTTCATGTTCTAAGTATTTCTCACATACTACGTGGAACTTCTTATCCTTTATTATACCTACTGTTCCTATAATTGATCTTGTCCCTATATCTAAGGCAAAAATTATATCTTTTTGATTAAATCTTTTCAATTCCATATAAACACAACCTTTATTGCTTTATTTATCCGATAGCTAGCATCCGTAACACTCCCACCTTTTCAAGTGGGATATTATATCTTCTTGTTATCTTTTTATATGCCTAAATCTACTATAAATTATATATTATATACTAAATTCATACAATCACCTAAAGGATTTGTTTACACTTTTTTCTATAAGGTTCAACTAGATTCAAGTAGAATTTTATATTCTATGTAAATTTAGTTAAACTTGTAATCTTAAGGATTATCTCACCTATTAAAACAAAATATGAGATAATTCTAACTTATTTACTTATTGTCCTTCCTCTGCTAAAATAATATAGTCATGATAAATGAGCAATTAGCTATACTAATATATTTAACTACTAACACTTATGTGAAATCTGTAAAAATTATTTAAGGCACTATCATACTAATTTGTTATTCTCTTAAATGTGCCTAAAAATTAAAAAGGTGGGATAATATGCAAAATAGATCTAATACATCTTTATTAAAAAATACGTATTTAGATGCTTATCATGCCGTAGAGGCTTGTTTAATACAGCATAATTTTGGTCTTTTATTTTCAAGAAAAGTAGAAAATCAAGTTTTTGATATTATGATTACAGCTCAAAATCAAAAAGTTCCAGTTAAAAAACTAGAATGTCATAAAGATTTGAATAAATTTTGTGATGATTTAATAAATGAATATAATAAATCTATTTCAATTATGCAACAAATTATTGAAGGAATATTTACTTTTTCATTACTCGTTTTCTTTTTTACTTTACTAGATGTAATATTTGAAAAAGGAGTATTAAAAAGTACATTAATAACTTGTCTATTAATCTTCATAGGATATTTTATTTCAAATACAATTTTAAGATTTAAAAAAAGTGTTACTTCTAAAATACGATCCCTTTTGATTTTGGGGATTGTACTAATCCCGTTTGTGTTAATGTCTTTCTTAAAAATCAAATTTGATTTATTAACTACAACCTTATCCTTTCCTAATAGCCTATTTTTAGTTCTATTAACTTGTGGAATTTCAGTAGTTTTTTACTTAATACTTTCAAAAAAATATGATTTATTTATATTTATAAAAAGTAATTAATTTTACCTAAAATATTTAATAATAATAGTTTATTTCTATTCTTTATGTCTCTAAAGCATCTATATATAATAAAAAGATAGCAGATATGTTTATATAAAAAACTATCTACTATCTTTATTTTCACATTTAAATTTTGGGTTTAAAACTGACTATAAGTATATATCTGAGAATTCAATATCTACTGTTTCAGTACTATTTTTTTCACAAAGTATATGTTTTCCTATGTCCGAGGATAGTTTGTTGTCTTCACTATCAAAAGGAAATGTTACTAAAAATTCAGTTCCCTCATTAAGTTTACTTCTACAAGTTATAGTGCCCCCTTGAATTTCCACAAGAGATTTTACAATAGATAAACCTATACCACTACCTTCATTTTTTCTAGATAAACTTGTGTCAACTTTTTTGAATCTCTCAAAAACTTTTTTCTGCATTTCTTCTGGTATACCTATTCCATCATCTTTTACACTAACAACCATGTTATTTTGATCTGTTTTATAGATATAAACCTTAATAGTACCATTTTCTTTTCCATACTTCACTGAGTTAGATAACAGATTTAACATTATTCTTTCTATTGAATTAGCATCAAATTTGAAATATAATTCTTCCATTTCTGTATCAAAAACTAAATTTATTTTCTTATTTTCCGCATAAGTTGTAATTGACAAGGTTATATTTTCAATTATACTTATAATATTTCCAACTACAAATAATGGTTTAAAGAAACCAGCTTCTATTTTGGATAAATCAATAATATTGTTGACTAATCTTATTAATCTCAAGCAGTTTTGTTTAATTATTTTATTATACTTTATAATATCATCTATGGTTAAATTGTCATAATATTTCATTTCCATTTGCAAAACAGAATAAATAACATTTAATGGAGTTCTTAACTCATGAGATATATTTGTAAAGAATTCATTTCTTTCTTCTAATAAATGATGTTCATTAATTACTTCTTTCTTATTATAATCAATGCAGTTAGACCATACATTCAATCCGTTATAAATACATTTAGCCATAGTTTTACAAGAACCGTAGCCGCATGCTGAACAGTTAATATTTCTCGACTCTTCACTTAGCTTGTTCATTTTAATGAATATTTCATCATATTGTTTATCAGAAGGTTCAATTATATCATCAACAATAATATTTTTGTTATATAATCTTTTAAAATCTTGAAGTTTTAAATTTTTATCGAAATAATTATGTAACCAATTAAATTTCTTCCGAATTAACTTTCCGCCTTTGTCTGTTTTTTTTATCTTCTTTAGCTTATCGAATTTATAATCAACTTCATCTATAGTAGTAGAATTTTCATACTTATTACAGGTGCCTGTACCAAAATTACAACCGTAAGAACAATTAAGAATATCTACAACTAATGGTATTTGTTTGTTGCTTTTTAAATTGTTATTATAGTCTTCAAGGTATTTATACGCATTGTGTGGACCGTTTATTTGTCTTATCCAAGCATCTTTTATATGTAGCTCAATATTTTCCTTAAGTCCTCCTGGTCTGCTGAAAAGAAACCCTAAACTACATCCTATATCATCAAATTTACCTTCCTCATATTGAGATAAATCTATGTGCTTAGCTTCCAAATATTCTGTAAGTTTTTTAAAGGTTACATTGTATTTTACATAACCATACGTATTTATATCATTAATTTCATCAGCTTTTGCCACACAGGGAGATAAAAATGCAATATCATCATGTATATTGGCATATTTTTTCATATAAATAGCTGTACACATCATTGGACTATGTACAGGTGCAAGTTTATCAATTAACTCTGGTTGATATTTTTGTATGTAATTAACTATTGGAGGACATGGTTGTGCTATCATGGTATTCAAATTATCTTTTTTCATTGTTCTTAAATATGCCCAAACAGTTATATCAGCACCAAAGGATACATCATAAATAAGGTTTACCCCTAGATTTTTTAAGTAACCTAATAATTTTTTATATTCATCAAAGTTTACTATAAGAGATGGCGCAGCAATTATTGATATTTTCTTTCCATTGCATAGATCTTGAAAAAATCTTTCTGTATCATCTTTGAAGTCTCTAGCATTATGATCACAAACTTTAATACATTTTCCACAATGAATGCATTTTTCAGTATTTATTTTTATTTTATTATTTCCATCAACAAGATAAACAATGTTAGCACCAGTAACTGGACAATTAGTAAGGCATTTATTACAGCCTACGCACTTTTCCTCATTTGAGTATATTTGTTCTACAAAGTTGTACATTTATAATTCCTCCTAAAAGCTAGTGAGTTTTATTTGGAGTTACTAGAAATTATTGTCTACACTTAACAAAAACTACTTTGAAATGTTTACTGTTTTTGTCATACATAACTCTCCTTCAATTAACTAGACTTTGCACTTTAAAGGGACAGTAAATAGTTTTAGCGTTTACACAAAACTATCTACCGTCACTTATTATATTACTATTTCACCCAAGCACCATTTACATCCAGCTTATAACCATCTATTGTAGTATTTTTAGCCATCTTTCCTGATGATTGTAGGTAAT
The DNA window shown above is from Clostridium beijerinckii and carries:
- a CDS encoding amidohydrolase produces the protein MIDFKKEAEDIKDELIQIRRDLHEHPEIGFEEIRTSKVIKDFLKANEIPYIEVAKTGVCGIIKGTKEGNNKTIALRGDIDALPIKDMKTCDFKSKIEGKMHACGHDAHTTILMGAGKILNDNKDKFSGTVKLLFEPAEETTGGAQHMISEEILENPRVDCILGLHVDEETECGTIKIKKGVVNAASNPFSIKIIGQGGHGASPHTTVDPIVIASHIVIALQTIVSREIAPVNPIVITVGTLHAGTAQNIIPGEATLSGMIRTMTKEDRIFAIKRLNEIVDGIATMSRAKAEINVDESYPCLYNNDEFVDLITESASVVIGKENVLEQRAPKMGVESFAYFANERPSAFYFLGSGNKEKKTTEPAHSNLFNIDEDCLPIGVSIQALAAFNYLTK
- a CDS encoding RluA family pseudouridine synthase gives rise to the protein MKIEIGPNEAGQRLDKFLRKLLKDVPLSAIFKALRKKDIRVNGAKQNEKYFLQEGDIVEIKYIQSKKEDKTEKFIKVDPKGIKIAYEDENMLILEKWINVLVHSDSNTSKEPTLTDYVLSYLNAKGDYVPENELTFTPAACNRLDRNTSGLIIFGKSFDGLKCINEAIREDEIRKHYYTLAKGKVRDGLYEGYIVKNLETNISTVHDTEVKNSKRIAMEISVVETNGAYSFLDINLITGRSHQIRAHLAHLGNPIIGDNKYGDKKLNSFFENKYGLNYQYLYAYKLIFRNVNDKLSYLKNKTIAVAIPPILKKIKQDVFKFSIR
- a CDS encoding cell division protein FtsA; the encoded protein is MELKRFNQKDIIFALDIGTRSIIGTVGIIKDKKFHVVCEKYLEHEERAMIDGQIHDITLVASVVQKVKAYLEEELQIQLNEVSIAAAGRFLRTVDIKADIELNEDEEVDKEIVRSLELSAVKKAEGEIAATTEGKLYCVGYSVKSFYLNGFLISNLIGHKGQNIGEEVIATFLPRSVIDSLYSVMNKVNLKVVNLTLEPIAAMEAAIPRNLRLLNIALVDIGAGTSDIAISYKESISAYGMVPMAGDEITEAIVQEYLVEFNTAENIKKSIGKEKEVTYTDIFGIENTILSENVFKLVSVIVNKVSEEISKKILELNGDKAPSAVFLVGGGAHTPGILETIADKLKLQPQRIAIKDRQAVTECVSDNVLGSAGVTVLGIALTAIRSLGNDFIDVILNNDPISLFNSHKHTIMDVLLQAGINPSLLISKNGKSVRFNYNGCKRIVFGEYGTNAKITINGQEATLETEVKASDNITLEYAQNGKDSQPRLSQHIKNINSISIYLDGKIINIDPVIFVNGKKGDLDYVISNGDEVKVFLPCKVCDFKKYILKEDVNLLKEESILEDNYEICEGDYIIKQIKNPKESQLSEEVKDFENNIDDITEDNNDENIKFDYINNPNKTEMTTQNEVAITKEGFSSITVNINGQNTTLKGKLQYIIVDIFDYIDFDLTIAKGIINLNLNGEKSSYTANIKDGDIIEVFWSVI